One Desulfurella sp. DNA window includes the following coding sequences:
- the thyX gene encoding FAD-dependent thymidylate synthase has product MLLKDLYKEKLFQFDTVDMIVLAGDVIKYKYKVKCPHCGSTNLTKENYYKAKVLDEPLQFKCQNCGKVIEEGDLEVEPIYEKVILISHTNQSDNLCADIAKICYQSNPKDNKTFLRKIIKSGHLSILEHASFTFLITGISRVASHQLVRHRIASFTQQSHRYTKASGFFVPEKILNNTKAKEIFDDIIKKAQSAYEELLNLDLPKEDARYVLPCAIVSDIIVTMNARELLHFFTLRTCKKAQKEIQDIAIEMLKICKKIAPIIFKNAGPSCIRGRCYETKPCDDINQIRQFFAKL; this is encoded by the coding sequence ATGTTGTTAAAAGATCTATACAAAGAAAAGCTATTTCAATTTGATACTGTCGATATGATAGTATTGGCAGGGGACGTTATCAAATATAAGTATAAGGTTAAATGCCCTCATTGCGGTTCTACTAACCTTACAAAGGAAAACTATTACAAAGCAAAAGTTCTAGATGAACCTCTACAATTTAAATGTCAAAATTGTGGTAAAGTTATTGAGGAAGGAGATTTAGAAGTAGAACCAATCTACGAAAAGGTTATACTTATATCACATACAAATCAATCAGACAATTTATGTGCTGATATAGCAAAAATTTGTTATCAATCAAATCCTAAAGATAACAAAACATTTTTGAGAAAAATTATCAAATCAGGTCATTTATCTATTTTAGAACATGCAAGTTTTACGTTTTTAATAACAGGTATCAGCCGCGTAGCATCTCATCAGCTTGTAAGGCATAGAATCGCAAGCTTTACTCAGCAATCTCATAGATATACAAAAGCTTCTGGTTTTTTTGTGCCTGAAAAAATCTTAAACAATACTAAAGCAAAAGAAATCTTTGATGATATAATAAAGAAAGCTCAGTCTGCCTATGAAGAACTATTAAACTTAGATTTGCCAAAAGAAGATGCCAGATATGTTTTGCCATGCGCAATAGTATCCGATATAATTGTTACTATGAATGCAAGAGAACTACTTCATTTTTTTACATTAAGAACATGCAAAAAAGCTCAAAAAGAAATTCAGGATATTGCAATTGAAATGTTGAAAATTTGCAAAAAAATTGCTCCTATTATCTTTAAAAATGCTGGTCCTTCATGCATACGAGGCAGATGTTATGAAACAAAACCATGCGATGATATAAACCAGATAAGGCAATTTTTTGCCAAGCTATGA
- the rsmI gene encoding 16S rRNA (cytidine(1402)-2'-O)-methyltransferase — MKTSLYVVATPIGNLKDITYRAVETLNSVDVIFAENPKHSKILLSTYNIKKDIISYNDYNYEKKIPIALNIASEGKTIALITDAGTPTIQDPGYRIVKAFIEHGYKVEPIPGASAFICALQASGLATDKFIFLGFLPKSLSKQSKILLKYDLDATIIIYESPNRLKKTLENIKQTLGNRYIVIARELTKVYEEFIRGPVDDVIKLFNEKKIIGEFVILIKKNV; from the coding sequence ATGAAGACCAGTCTCTATGTCGTTGCCACGCCTATTGGCAACTTAAAAGATATAACATATAGAGCGGTTGAAACGCTGAATTCTGTGGATGTAATTTTTGCAGAAAACCCAAAACATTCAAAAATATTGTTATCAACATACAACATCAAAAAAGATATAATATCCTACAATGATTATAATTATGAAAAAAAAATACCAATTGCTCTAAATATTGCTAGTGAAGGCAAAACAATAGCTTTAATTACAGATGCTGGCACACCAACTATACAGGATCCAGGATATAGAATTGTTAAAGCTTTTATAGAGCATGGCTACAAAGTAGAACCAATACCCGGCGCCAGTGCATTTATTTGTGCTTTGCAGGCAAGTGGTCTTGCAACGGACAAATTCATATTCTTAGGTTTTTTGCCAAAATCATTATCTAAACAATCAAAAATTCTTTTAAAATATGATCTTGATGCAACAATAATTATCTATGAATCACCAAATAGACTTAAAAAAACACTTGAAAATATAAAACAAACTCTTGGCAATAGATATATTGTAATAGCCAGAGAATTAACAAAAGTTTACGAAGAATTTATACGAGGACCTGTAGATGATGTAATTAAGCTATTTAATGAAAAGAAAATTATTGGCGAGTTTGT